One Alnus glutinosa chromosome 3, dhAlnGlut1.1, whole genome shotgun sequence genomic region harbors:
- the LOC133863663 gene encoding uncharacterized protein LOC133863663, which yields MAKPSDTHLPEVLSSSATIAKEFPSELLSAVTIFLRSMGVSESIPDNCNTKDFYSDLVRAFLKPDRVLRGRVTCLLTISPAVTNFYGSLHGGFVAIVAETVSIACARTVVAEDKELSLGDLSISYLSGAPMNEEVIVDGSVVRSGRNFTVVAVEFKLKKTGRLIYTARATFYNMPIAKL from the exons ATGGCAAAGCCCTCAGATACTCATCTCCCAGAAGTACTGTCTTCCTCTGCAACAATAGCCAAGGAATTTCCTTCGGAACTTTTGTCGGCGGTAACAATTTTCCTTCGAAGTATGGGAGTCTCCGAGTCCATCCCTGATAATTGCAATACCAAGGACTTCTACTCCGACCTGGTTCGCGCCTTCCTCAAGCCAGACCGGGTCCTACGTGGCCGAGTCACCTGCCTCCTCACCATCAGTCCTGCTGTCACT AATTTCTATGGTTCGCTTCATGGAGGGTTTGTTGCGATTGTTGCTGAGACGGTGTCAATCGCTTGTGCCAGAACCGTGGTGGCCGAGGATAAGGAACTTTCTCTTGGGGACCTGAGCATTTCATACCTCTCTGGTGCTCCAATGAAT GAGGAGGTGATAGTTGATGGCTCTGTAGTGAGGAGTGGAAGAAATTTTACTGTAGTTGCAGTGGAGTTCAAGCTCAAGAAAACAGGCCGGTTAATCTATACTGCTCGTGCTACCTTCTACAACATGCCCATTGCCAAGTTATGA
- the LOC133862602 gene encoding uncharacterized protein LOC133862602: MAKPSDAHLPEVVSSSATIAKEFPSEHLSAVTFCLQTVGVSDSIPDNCNTKGFYSDLVRAFVKPDRVLRGRVTCLHTINPVVTNFYGSLHGGFVAADVAETVSIACARSVVAEDKELSLGELSISYLSSAPMNEEVIVDGSVGRSERNFTVVAVEFNMPSYELLWFRQIRIFVSV, translated from the exons ATGGCAAAGCCCTCAGATGCTCATCTTCCAGAAGTAGTGTCTTCCTCTGCAACAATAGCCAAGGAATTTCCTTCGGAACATTTATCGGCGGTAACATTTTGCCTTCAAACAGTGGGAGTCTCCGACTCGATCCCAGATAATTGCAATACCAAGGGCTTCTACTCCGACCTGGTTCGCGCCTTCGTCAAGCCAGACCGGGTCCTACGTGGCCGAGTCACCTGCCTCCACACCATCAATCCTGTTGTCACA AATTTCTATGGTTCACTTCATGGAGGGTTTGTTGCGGCTGATGTTGCTGAGACGGTGTCAATCGCTTGTGCCAGAAGCGTAGTGGCCGAGGATAAGGAACTTTCTCTTGGGGAATTGAGCATTTCATACCTTTCTAGTGCTCCAATGAAT GAGGAGGTGATAGTTGATGGCTCTGTGGGCAGGagtgaaagaaattttactgTAGTTGCAGTGGAGTTCAATATGCCAAGTTATGAATTGTTGTGGTTTCGACAAATTCGAATTTTTGTTTCAGTTTAA